In Roseomonas fluvialis, one genomic interval encodes:
- a CDS encoding CvpA family protein: MTWVDGVLAGVVVISAAVAYFRGLVREVLSLGAWVGAAAAAFLARPYLLPYTSRWIDTEWIADAVGAGAVFLVVLVLLKLLTNAIADRVQDSSLGGLDRVLGLLFGAARGAVLAVVAYIMAGLFAPETATWPQAVKDARSLPFVAEGARQVVERVPEAYRPRLVAPPGPGGPTVDELLRPPARSRN; encoded by the coding sequence ATGACCTGGGTAGACGGTGTCCTGGCGGGCGTGGTCGTGATTTCGGCCGCCGTCGCCTATTTCCGCGGTTTGGTGCGGGAAGTGCTGAGCCTGGGCGCCTGGGTGGGGGCCGCGGCCGCCGCCTTCCTCGCGCGGCCGTACCTGTTGCCCTATACCAGCCGCTGGATCGACACCGAATGGATCGCCGATGCGGTCGGCGCGGGGGCGGTTTTCCTGGTCGTGCTGGTGCTGCTCAAGCTGCTGACCAACGCGATCGCAGACCGCGTGCAGGATTCGTCGCTGGGCGGTCTCGATCGCGTGCTCGGGCTGCTGTTCGGCGCGGCAAGGGGTGCGGTGCTGGCCGTGGTTGCCTATATCATGGCTGGGTTGTTCGCGCCCGAGACCGCTACCTGGCCGCAGGCGGTCAAGGACGCCCGCAGCCTGCCCTTCGTCGCGGAGGGCGCGCGCCAGGTCGTCGAACGCGTGCCCGAAGCCTATCGCCCCCGCCTGGTTGCCCCGCCGGGCCCGGGCGGACCCACCGTGGATGAGCTGCTACGTCCCCCCGCCCGCAGCCGCAATTGA
- the purF gene encoding amidophosphoribosyltransferase yields the protein MTAPFDLDDDKPHEECGVFGVWNGGDAAALTALGLHALQHRGQEAAGIVTLDEKGLFHAHKGLGLVGDNFGEAKVIASLRGGAAVGHNRYATTGETALRNVQPLYADFEFGGFAVAHNGNLTNSHVLKRALVRRGCLFQSTTDSEVFIHLIAISLYSTVLDRLIDALKQVQGAYSLVALHNGALIGARDPLGVRPLVLGRLANGGWVLASETCALDIVSAEFVRDIEAGEVVIINDEGVRSVKPFGRQPGRFCIFEYIYFARPDSVMEGTPVYDTRKRIGAELARESGVAADVVVPVPDSGVPAAMGYAMEAGIPFELGIIRNHYVGRTFIEPTDQIRHLGVKLKHSANKPILEGKRVILVDDSIVRGTTSRKIVEMVRQAGAKEVHMRISSPPTTHSCYYGIDTPERSELMAAKHDLTEMARIIGVDSLAFISLDGLYRALGQQARDPAAPHFCDACFTGDYAIPLTDWQANSDRQLSLLQPAGQ from the coding sequence ATGACCGCCCCCTTCGACCTCGATGACGACAAGCCGCATGAGGAATGTGGAGTCTTCGGCGTGTGGAACGGGGGGGATGCCGCCGCGCTGACGGCGCTCGGCCTGCATGCATTGCAGCATCGCGGGCAGGAAGCCGCCGGCATCGTCACGCTGGACGAGAAGGGGCTGTTCCACGCGCATAAGGGCCTGGGGCTGGTCGGCGACAATTTCGGCGAGGCGAAGGTCATCGCATCCCTGCGCGGCGGTGCGGCCGTGGGCCACAACCGCTACGCCACCACCGGGGAGACGGCGCTGCGCAACGTGCAGCCGCTGTATGCCGACTTCGAATTCGGCGGCTTCGCAGTGGCGCATAACGGCAACCTGACCAATTCGCATGTGCTCAAGCGGGCCCTGGTGCGCCGCGGCTGCCTGTTCCAGAGCACCACGGATTCCGAGGTGTTCATCCACCTGATCGCGATCAGCCTGTATTCTACTGTGCTCGACCGGCTGATCGACGCGCTGAAGCAGGTGCAGGGCGCCTACAGCCTGGTCGCGCTGCACAACGGCGCCCTGATCGGCGCGCGGGATCCGCTGGGCGTGCGCCCGCTGGTGCTGGGGCGGCTGGCCAATGGCGGCTGGGTGCTGGCGAGCGAGACCTGCGCGCTCGACATCGTGAGCGCCGAATTCGTGCGCGACATCGAGGCCGGCGAGGTCGTGATCATCAACGACGAGGGCGTGCGGTCGGTGAAGCCCTTCGGGCGCCAGCCCGGGCGCTTCTGCATCTTCGAATACATCTATTTCGCGCGGCCCGATTCCGTGATGGAGGGCACGCCCGTCTACGACACCCGCAAGCGCATCGGCGCCGAGCTGGCGCGCGAATCCGGCGTGGCGGCCGACGTGGTCGTGCCGGTGCCCGATTCCGGCGTGCCGGCGGCCATGGGCTACGCGATGGAAGCGGGCATCCCGTTCGAACTGGGCATCATCCGCAACCACTATGTGGGCCGTACCTTCATCGAACCCACCGACCAGATCCGCCATCTGGGCGTGAAGCTGAAGCATTCGGCGAACAAGCCGATCCTGGAAGGCAAGCGCGTCATCCTGGTGGATGATTCGATCGTGCGCGGCACCACGTCGCGCAAGATCGTCGAGATGGTCCGCCAGGCAGGGGCGAAGGAGGTGCACATGCGCATCTCGTCGCCGCCCACCACGCATTCCTGCTACTACGGCATCGATACGCCCGAGCGGTCGGAACTGATGGCGGCCAAGCACGACCTCACGGAGATGGCGCGCATCATCGGCGTGGACTCCCTGGCCTTCATCTCGCTCGATGGGCTGTACCGCGCGCTCGGCCAGCAGGCGCGCGACCCGGCTGCGCCGCATTTCTGCGACGCCTGCTTCACCGGGGACTACGCGATCCCGCTGACCGACTGGCAGGCCAATTCCGACCGGCAGCTGTCGCTGCTGCAGCCGGCGGGCCAGTAG
- the ppdK gene encoding pyruvate, phosphate dikinase codes for MTQWVYSFGAGHNEGRAEMRNLLGGKGANLAEMASIGLPVPPGFTITTEVCTAYYANGERYPDDLDGQVRAGLARIEAAVGNTFGDHHKPLLVSVRSGARVSMPGMMDTVLNLGLNDATVEGLVTASGDARFAWDSYRRFIQMYGSVVLGVDHHRFEEIIEHIKLDTGKNEDTELSAAEWHRVVHGYKEMVAEVTGKPFPQDPWEQLWGAITAVFGSWQNQRAVTYRRLNDIPAEWGTAVNVQAMVFGNMGEDCATGVCFTRDPSTGENIFYGEYLINAQGEDVVAGIRTPQPMAQLKAKPDERSMEVAMPAAYAELVKVRATLERHYRDMQDIEFTVQSNKLYMLQTRNGKRTAAASLKIAVDMAREGLIDHTEAVKRVNPAALDQLLHPTLDPKAPRKVLAKGLPASPGAASGIVVFSADEAEARAQKGESVILVRIETSPEDIHGMHAAKGILTTRGGMTSHAAVVARGMGRPCVAGCGGVSVDYNNQVLSSGGIQVRGGELLTIDGGTGEVFVGPVAMIEPQLSGDFATLMEWADQMRRMKVRANAETPLDAETARKFGAEGIGLCRTEHMFFDPARIGAVRQMILAETEQGRRAALARLLPFQRQDFIDLFGIMAGLPVTIRLLDPPLHEFLPHTEFEIAEVATSLGANVDDMRRRAQDLSEANPMLGHRGCRLGISYPEIYEMQARAIFEAACAIGRDTHKPPHPEIMIPLVATRRELEITRAQIDRVAQEVFAEIGYHVDYSVGTMIELPRACLTADAIAESADFFSFGTNDLTQTTFGLSRDDAGKFLPLYIEKGIFPKDPFVSIDPDGVGALVRIAAEKGRGVKADIKLGICGEHGGDPSSITFCESVGLDYVSCSPYRVPVARLAAAQAALAAGGGVDRTA; via the coding sequence ATGACGCAGTGGGTCTACAGTTTCGGTGCCGGCCACAACGAAGGCCGCGCGGAGATGCGCAACCTGCTCGGCGGCAAGGGGGCGAACCTGGCCGAGATGGCCTCCATCGGCCTGCCCGTGCCGCCCGGCTTCACCATCACGACCGAGGTCTGCACCGCCTACTACGCGAACGGCGAACGCTACCCGGATGACCTCGACGGTCAGGTCCGTGCCGGCCTGGCGCGCATCGAGGCCGCGGTGGGCAACACCTTCGGCGACCACCACAAGCCACTGCTGGTCTCGGTGCGCTCCGGCGCTCGGGTCTCCATGCCGGGCATGATGGACACGGTGCTGAACCTCGGCCTGAACGACGCAACGGTGGAGGGCCTGGTCACGGCCTCGGGCGATGCGCGCTTCGCCTGGGACAGTTACCGCCGCTTCATCCAGATGTACGGTTCGGTCGTGCTCGGCGTCGATCATCACCGCTTCGAGGAAATCATCGAGCACATCAAGCTCGACACCGGCAAGAACGAGGACACAGAACTCTCCGCCGCCGAATGGCACCGCGTGGTGCATGGCTACAAGGAAATGGTCGCGGAAGTCACCGGCAAGCCCTTCCCGCAGGACCCCTGGGAACAGCTCTGGGGCGCCATCACCGCCGTGTTCGGCTCCTGGCAGAACCAGCGCGCCGTCACCTATCGCCGGCTGAACGACATCCCGGCCGAATGGGGCACGGCGGTGAACGTGCAGGCGATGGTGTTCGGCAACATGGGCGAGGATTGCGCCACCGGCGTCTGCTTTACGCGCGATCCCAGCACGGGCGAGAACATCTTCTACGGCGAATACCTGATCAATGCGCAGGGCGAGGACGTCGTCGCCGGCATCCGCACCCCGCAGCCCATGGCGCAGCTTAAGGCCAAGCCGGACGAACGCAGCATGGAAGTCGCCATGCCCGCCGCCTATGCCGAGCTGGTGAAGGTGCGCGCCACACTCGAACGCCACTACCGCGACATGCAGGACATCGAGTTCACGGTGCAGAGCAACAAGCTCTATATGCTGCAGACCCGCAACGGGAAGCGCACCGCGGCCGCCAGCCTCAAGATCGCCGTCGACATGGCGCGCGAAGGCCTGATCGACCACACCGAGGCGGTGAAGCGCGTAAACCCGGCCGCCCTCGACCAGCTGCTGCATCCCACGCTCGACCCCAAGGCGCCGCGCAAGGTGCTGGCCAAGGGCCTGCCGGCCTCGCCGGGTGCGGCCTCCGGCATCGTGGTGTTCTCCGCGGATGAGGCGGAGGCGCGTGCGCAGAAGGGCGAATCCGTCATCCTGGTGCGCATCGAGACGAGCCCCGAGGACATCCACGGCATGCATGCCGCCAAGGGCATCCTGACCACGCGCGGCGGCATGACCAGCCATGCGGCCGTGGTCGCGCGCGGCATGGGCCGGCCCTGCGTGGCCGGCTGCGGCGGCGTGTCGGTGGACTACAACAACCAGGTGCTGTCGTCGGGCGGCATCCAGGTGCGCGGCGGCGAATTGCTGACCATCGACGGCGGCACCGGCGAGGTCTTCGTCGGCCCCGTCGCCATGATCGAACCGCAGCTGTCGGGCGATTTCGCGACCCTGATGGAGTGGGCCGACCAGATGCGCCGCATGAAGGTGCGCGCCAATGCCGAGACGCCGCTCGATGCCGAGACAGCGCGCAAGTTCGGCGCCGAGGGTATCGGCCTGTGCCGCACCGAGCACATGTTCTTCGACCCTGCGCGCATCGGCGCCGTGCGTCAGATGATCCTGGCCGAGACGGAACAGGGCCGCCGCGCCGCACTCGCGCGCCTGCTGCCCTTCCAGCGACAGGACTTCATCGACCTGTTCGGCATCATGGCCGGGCTGCCGGTGACCATCCGCCTGCTCGACCCGCCGCTGCACGAATTCCTGCCGCACACCGAATTCGAGATCGCCGAGGTCGCGACCTCACTCGGCGCGAACGTGGACGACATGCGCCGGCGTGCGCAGGACCTGTCGGAAGCGAACCCGATGCTGGGCCATCGCGGCTGCCGGCTGGGCATTTCCTACCCCGAAATCTACGAGATGCAGGCTCGCGCGATCTTCGAGGCCGCCTGCGCCATCGGCCGCGACACCCACAAGCCGCCGCATCCCGAGATCATGATCCCGCTGGTCGCCACGCGCCGCGAACTCGAGATTACGCGCGCGCAGATCGATCGCGTCGCGCAGGAGGTCTTCGCCGAGATCGGCTACCACGTGGACTACAGCGTCGGCACCATGATCGAATTGCCGCGCGCCTGCCTCACCGCCGATGCCATTGCGGAATCCGCCGACTTCTTCTCCTTCGGCACCAACGACCTGACGCAGACCACCTTCGGCCTGTCGCGCGACGATGCCGGCAAGTTCCTGCCGCTCTACATCGAGAAGGGCATCTTCCCGAAGGACCCCTTCGTGTCGATCGACCCCGACGGCGTGGGTGCGCTGGTGCGCATCGCGGCCGAGAAGGGCCGCGGCGTGAAGGCCGACATCAAGCTCGGCATCTGCGGCGAGCACGGTGGTGATCCGTCGTCGATCACATTCTGCGAGAGCGTGGGTCTCGACTACGTGTCTTGCTCGCCCTACCGCGTGCCGGTGGCGCGCCTGGCGGCGGCGCAGGCAGCGCTTGCGGCCGGCGGGGGTGTCGACCGCACCGCCTGA
- the glyS gene encoding glycine--tRNA ligase subunit beta, giving the protein MPELLIELFCEEIPARMQARAAEDFSRVFGERCAALVEAPPLTFHGPRRIGLSALLRASVDRPGKEERGPRVGAPDSALEGFLRKHGAAREALVQDGAFWVLRKPGETVEARALVAAALPAMIRGFPWPKSMRWGGTSSMTWVRPLKRVVCVLDGAVVPFDLRAGDDDGHGLVSGNETEGHRVMAPGAFAVRGLTDYQEGLRERRVVLDAAERARLIREGITELAWAEGLVMVPDDALVAEVAGLVEWPIPLLGSIDADFMDLPVEVMRTTMRVNQRYFALRYADGSPISSPEPDPVRGSAAPRFALVANIAAPDGGAAIVAGNERVLRARLSDARFFWDLDRKQSLESFLPKLDSVVFHAKLGTQGQRVARLERLARVIAGRLWPDDAAVADDAARAAKLAKADLASGMVGEFPELQGVMGRYYALAQGEAPRVAEAIGAHYRPAGPGDDVPGEPVAIAVALADKIDQLAGFFGVGERPTGSGDPFALRRAALGIIRILRENGLRLGLHGVLEQALAGYVEQWRGSPWLAGEPKQVAPLLHSAAIRQELLDGAARLEGEGLSPQERVLVRLMDFASVTDLRERGVAIYLVPQTGAAGELTRIFRTTDAVVLPEAAVLARDLLDFIADRLRVQLRAEGTRHDVVTAVLGATPDDDLNRLLRRADSVRAFVESDAGANLLAAYKRAANILRIEEKRDGHAFDTGYEHHLLKAEAEQALAAALEAAAARIDLDLSAEDFERAMDAMATLRAPVDAFFDKVIVNDPAPELRRNRLKLLARLRVTMDAVADFSKIEA; this is encoded by the coding sequence GGCCCGGCAAGGAGGAACGCGGCCCGCGCGTGGGCGCACCCGATTCGGCACTGGAGGGCTTCCTGCGCAAGCACGGCGCGGCGCGCGAGGCGCTGGTGCAGGACGGCGCCTTCTGGGTGCTGCGCAAGCCCGGCGAGACGGTCGAGGCGCGCGCGCTGGTCGCGGCTGCGCTGCCGGCCATGATCCGCGGCTTTCCCTGGCCGAAGTCGATGCGCTGGGGCGGAACGTCGTCCATGACCTGGGTGCGGCCGCTCAAGCGCGTGGTCTGCGTGCTCGACGGGGCGGTGGTGCCGTTCGACCTGCGCGCCGGCGACGATGACGGCCATGGCCTGGTGTCGGGCAACGAGACCGAGGGCCACCGCGTGATGGCGCCGGGCGCCTTCGCCGTGCGCGGGCTGACCGACTACCAGGAGGGGCTGCGCGAACGCCGCGTGGTGCTGGATGCGGCCGAGCGTGCGCGGCTGATCCGCGAGGGGATTACTGAGCTGGCGTGGGCGGAGGGGCTGGTCATGGTTCCCGACGATGCCTTGGTGGCCGAGGTCGCGGGCTTGGTCGAATGGCCCATCCCGCTTCTCGGCAGCATTGATGCCGACTTCATGGATTTGCCGGTCGAGGTCATGCGGACCACCATGCGCGTGAACCAACGCTATTTCGCGCTGCGCTACGCTGATGGTTCCCCGATTTCCTCTCCTGAACCCGACCCCGTTCGCGGCAGCGCCGCGCCGCGCTTCGCTCTGGTCGCGAACATCGCCGCACCCGATGGCGGCGCGGCGATCGTGGCGGGCAATGAGCGCGTCCTGCGTGCGCGGCTGTCGGATGCGCGGTTCTTCTGGGACCTCGACCGCAAGCAGTCACTGGAATCCTTCCTGCCGAAGCTGGACAGCGTGGTGTTCCACGCGAAGCTCGGGACGCAGGGGCAGCGCGTGGCGCGGCTGGAACGGCTGGCGCGGGTGATCGCGGGGCGGCTCTGGCCGGATGACGCGGCCGTGGCCGACGACGCGGCGCGGGCGGCGAAGTTGGCGAAGGCGGATCTGGCCTCCGGAATGGTGGGCGAGTTCCCGGAATTGCAGGGCGTGATGGGGCGTTACTACGCGCTGGCGCAGGGCGAGGCGCCGCGGGTGGCGGAGGCGATCGGCGCGCATTACCGGCCGGCGGGGCCTGGCGATGACGTGCCGGGCGAGCCGGTGGCGATCGCGGTGGCGCTGGCGGACAAGATCGACCAGTTGGCCGGGTTCTTCGGCGTCGGCGAGAGGCCGACCGGCAGCGGCGATCCCTTCGCGCTACGCCGGGCCGCGCTCGGCATCATCCGCATCCTGCGCGAGAACGGCCTGCGGCTCGGCCTGCATGGTGTGCTCGAGCAGGCACTGGCGGGTTACGTCGAACAGTGGCGCGGATCGCCTTGGCTGGCCGGTGAACCGAAGCAGGTTGCGCCGCTGCTCCATAGCGCTGCCATCCGGCAGGAACTGCTGGACGGCGCTGCCCGCCTGGAAGGCGAGGGGCTCTCGCCGCAGGAGCGCGTCCTGGTGCGCCTGATGGACTTCGCGAGCGTCACGGACCTGCGTGAGCGCGGCGTGGCGATCTATCTGGTGCCCCAGACCGGGGCCGCGGGGGAACTCACGCGCATCTTCCGCACGACCGACGCGGTCGTGCTTCCCGAAGCGGCCGTGCTCGCGCGCGACCTGCTGGATTTCATCGCGGACCGCCTGCGCGTCCAGCTCCGCGCCGAGGGCACCCGCCACGACGTCGTGACCGCCGTGCTCGGCGCCACCCCGGACGACGACCTCAATCGCCTGCTTCGCCGTGCCGATTCCGTGCGCGCCTTCGTGGAATCCGACGCCGGCGCCAATCTGCTCGCCGCCTACAAGCGGGCCGCCAACATCCTCCGCATCGAGGAAAAGCGCGACGGCCATGCCTTCGACACCGGCTACGAGCACCACCTGCTCAAGGCCGAAGCCGAACAGGCGCTCGCCGCCGCCCTCGAAGCCGCCGCGGCGCGCATCGACCTCGACCTCTCGGCCGAGGACTTCGAACGCGCCATGGACGCGATGGCCACGCTCCGCGCCCCTGTTGACGCTTTCTTTGACAAGGTCATCGTGAATGACCCGGCGCCGGAACTCCGCCGCAATCGCCTGAAACTACTCGCCCGGCTCCGCGTCACCATGGACGCGGTCGCCGATTTCTCGAAGATCGAAGCCTGA